The Sinobacterium norvegicum genomic interval CTGCCAGGAACGGCCATATACATACCAATCAAAGACGTTAGCACTAACAGCAGCACTACCTTCGGCTTACATAATTCCAAATAGTCAGCGACGGTTTGCTTTAATGGCTGTACCTGTTCAAGCGATTGATATGCTTCGGCCATGACTATGCCCCCTTGGTAGCTTTGATAAGCTGATAATTTAAGCCGGCAACACTGACGAGTAGCAGCGCTCCAAACAGATTATGTGCCACCGCAATGGACACAGGAAAATGAAAAATAATATTACTTAAACCGAGGCCAATCTGAATAATCAATAATGCCGCCAGACACCGACCATATCGCGTCGTTTTTTCTTGCCTAAGTCTTAATAAGTTAATAATTAGCAAGCCTAACACCACAGTTGTGACCACGGCGCCGATACGATGTGATAGATGAATAGTCACCCTGGCAGTATTGTCTAAGGCGCCACCAAGATAGTTAGGACCTACAGTTTGCGAGAAATCAAAAGCATTCTCAAAATTGGTTTCAGGCAACCATTGCCCCTGACACATGGGTAAGTCTGGGCAGGCAACCGCTGCGTAATTTGAGGTAGTCCAACCACCCAAAAACACTTGTGTGATAACGACAACTAGTGCGATGGCTGCCAGCGGTTTCAACTTTTTCAGCATAGCCTGAACCGATTGATCAACCTGCCAGCCTCGCTGGTTAATTCTTAAATACAGCAACCAGAGAATAGTCAGGCTGGTAAATCCGCCCAGCAAGTGGCCAGTTACCACCTGTGGCCACAACTTCAAAGTGACCGTCCACATACCAAAAAGGCCTTGCAAGATGACGAAAGCAAGCAGAAAAAAAGCATGCTTAACCGGTGCTTGCTGGTTATTACTTTTAGCTTTATAGCAAAATACAGCAATGAAAATAGCAAACAAACCCAGGCTGCTGGCAAAATAACGATGTACCATTTCTGGCCACGGTTTCCCTGCCTCGACGGGCATATCTGGAAATGCTTGATTGGCGCGGCTGACTTCTTGTTCTGTACTCGGCCATGTTAAGTGTCCATAACAGCCCGGCCAGTCTGGGCATCCTAAACCAGCATCAACCAGCCGGGTAAATGCACCCAGCATAATGACAAAAAGAGTTAGAACACAGGCTAGCAAGACTATTTTTTTGGCAATATTATAATTTTTCTCAACCATATCTAGATCCGTATCGCTTGTTATTCAGAGTTTGAAAAAAGAAATTTCAAATCTGTTATATAGTCTTTCAATGTATTCTCTTGGCTGTAAGTCATCATTAAAAAACCTTGTTTATCTACCAGATAATACTGCGGTTTTTGTCTTTCATTAGTATTCTCTAGTGTTGTCATCAGCTGTTCTGAAGCCTTTAACTGAATCAACGCAGGGTAGTTTTTTAGCAAGTCGCTATTGAGCTTGCCCTCTCGAGATATATAGTAACGATTTAACAATGGGGCATATTTACCAATTGCTTTATGTGTCTGGCGAATGAAATACAATGAATTTAAACAATCACTTTTGCAGCCGTTTTTAGGCTCTTGGTACAACATCGACCAGGTCACACCCTGGCCGGGAATCGTCGATTCATCCTGCCCTGAAATGACAGCCAGCTGATCAGAAATTTGTGCAGCAGGGACCACTAACTGGCCTCTATTCTTAGTTCCTGTTGGCATGCCCACACCTGTCACATAGACAAAGGTGGATGCCGCAATCATGAGTATTGGCAGGGCTAATATTGCACTCAGTTTTAAACGTGTTGCCCATAAAGGGCTTTGTTTTGTCGACCGATCTTCGATGCTGGATGAAGTTTGCATGGCTACTGCTCGCGGGGTAATTGTTGTTTAATATATGCGATTAAATTGCTGCTATTAATCAGATAGAGAAGCAACAATACTGCTGCCATTGAAAACCATTGTAGGGCGTAAGCTTGATGCTTCTCTGGTGCAACATTTATCACTATACGTTCAAATTTTTCAACACCTGACTCCGCTGCATCCAGCCAAATTAAATAGGGATACAACGGCATATCGAAGTACTGTTGGAAATTTTCAAAATCTTTTGTTTGTATTACTGCCGGCCACTGCTGTGCATACTGCTCATCTGCTAATGCAAATGATTTCTCAGTAAAACTAACAGCCTCACCGCTGACCGAAACACTGTTGTTAGCTGGTATTTCTGGCAATATTTTCCGATCTAAACTTCCTCTTAACCAACCGCGCACCGTCATATATACAGCGCTTCGATCACTGTTATAGAAAGGAGTAAACAGGAGGTAACCGAACTGGCGATGATACATCTGATTGTCGAGTAAAAAATTAATGCGCGGTGAAAAATTACCGTTGATTAGCACTCGCTGTCCGCTTGCAATATCTACGTTTGCGGCGCTGCTAATATCTCGCTGTGACTGCTGATGGTTGGCCTCAGCTATTATTATTTGTTGTTTTTCTTCCGCCCTGTGCAGCTGCCAAATACCCAGATAAACCAAGGCTGAAAAGCAGGCAACAAAAAGTAATGAGAGCCAGAAATTGGGGTGAAATTTAAACGCTACCGCCGACAACATCTACAAATACCTACTAACCGCTATATTATTTTTATTATTTTTCCCTGGTCATAAGACCAACTGTTGCTTGGTTATTTATTGCTATGGTTAAACCAAGACTTGCATTATGATAGTTATAAACTGCCATACAAATAGCAATATTGCTATGCCTATATAATAAAAAAGGATTCATTATGTGGCTAAAAATTGCCATTGTTATTATTTTTTTCTTACTACTAATCAGTCTTTTTAGCGGCCTATTTTTCTTACTTAAAGATCAAGGAAACAGTAAAAGAACTCTCCACTCACTCACCCTTCGCGTCTCTCTAACTGCCATTTTACTCGGCTTGGTTAGTTACGGTGTCATCAGCGGTGAGTTAAAATCGCAAGCGCCATGGGATAGAGCTACGGCGCAACAGACACCGTAGCCACCCATCAAGTTAGATGATATAGACGAATAGGAATAGTCCCAGCCACACCACATCAACAAAGTGCCAATACCAAGAGGAGGCTTCAAAACCGAAGTGCTCCTCAGGTGTAAAGTCACCACGCGAAATAGAACGTAACCACTGCACCGCCAACATAATACCGCCCATGCAAACATGGAAGCCGTGAAAGCCGGTCAGAATGAAGAAAGTGGAGCCATAGATGCCTGATTCCAGCGTCAGGCCTAGATGCGTATATGCCTCATAATATTCATAGATTTGAAAGCCGACAAAGGTAAAACCTAGTAGCAAGCTTATCGCCAACCAATTGTTGAATGCCTTACGCTTATTTGCCTTCAGTGCCGAGTGTGCGAAATGAACTGT includes:
- a CDS encoding SURF1 family protein, encoding MLSAVAFKFHPNFWLSLLFVACFSALVYLGIWQLHRAEEKQQIIIAEANHQQSQRDISSAANVDIASGQRVLINGNFSPRINFLLDNQMYHRQFGYLLFTPFYNSDRSAVYMTVRGWLRGSLDRKILPEIPANNSVSVSGEAVSFTEKSFALADEQYAQQWPAVIQTKDFENFQQYFDMPLYPYLIWLDAAESGVEKFERIVINVAPEKHQAYALQWFSMAAVLLLLYLINSSNLIAYIKQQLPREQ
- a CDS encoding twin transmembrane helix small protein, whose translation is MWLKIAIVIIFFLLLISLFSGLFFLLKDQGNSKRTLHSLTLRVSLTAILLGLVSYGVISGELKSQAPWDRATAQQTP
- a CDS encoding COX15/CtaA family protein — encoded protein: MVEKNYNIAKKIVLLACVLTLFVIMLGAFTRLVDAGLGCPDWPGCYGHLTWPSTEQEVSRANQAFPDMPVEAGKPWPEMVHRYFASSLGLFAIFIAVFCYKAKSNNQQAPVKHAFFLLAFVILQGLFGMWTVTLKLWPQVVTGHLLGGFTSLTILWLLYLRINQRGWQVDQSVQAMLKKLKPLAAIALVVVITQVFLGGWTTSNYAAVACPDLPMCQGQWLPETNFENAFDFSQTVGPNYLGGALDNTARVTIHLSHRIGAVVTTVVLGLLIINLLRLRQEKTTRYGRCLAALLIIQIGLGLSNIIFHFPVSIAVAHNLFGALLLVSVAGLNYQLIKATKGA